The uncultured Cohaesibacter sp. genomic sequence GAAGACGGCGTCATGGCAACGCGCGCCTCTCCCTCGAACAACTCCTTAGGTGTACCTATCTTCACGACAGACTCCCTTCTAACAAAATGTGAATGCTCCCTGATGAAACGTCCCATCAAAGAAGCAAATTACCCTCCGGCTCCTATAGTGCAGACCAAAGTCAAATTGCCAAGCCATCTTTGTGAATCAGTTGAGCGTTATCCGGTGCGATTTACCAAAATTTGTCCCGCATCGTGGTAATTTTTCCTCATTTACGCAAATTCACATAGATAAATCAGACTATTCGACATACTCCCTACAGTCACCCAAACCGCTTTCCAGCAGCCCGGTTCCTGTTTCCATTATCAATAAACACGGCAATCATCCGGATGGATGCCAAGTGGGATATTTCCATATGAGCCAATATGAAACATATCTCTCCATGCCATAGCGGGCTCAGGCCATAAGCAATTTCTCGCTATACTGCACTGCCTGCACAGTAGATGATTGTAGCGCTTTGTGGAAGAGATGGAAGTGACCCAAGAGGAGAGCTTTTCTGTATCAAACTGCCTAATCTGACAATTGCATTGCTCAGAATCATGGTTTTTCCACGATAATTTGCATCAATTATCGATATGGGTCGACCTGAGCTCCGGTCGACCCGTTGCTTCAAGCTAGTCTGCGTAATGAATGGTCGTAGCCCGCGCACGGTTGAGAATAACCCTCACAGGAGCCTCTTCAACGAGCCCAACCTTCTGGGCCTCGCGCAGGGTACCCTTCTTTTCTTCACCGACGATCAGGATATGGGCCTTGCGTGCCCGTTCCAGAACCGGAGCTGTCAAGGTGACGCGCGGCTCCCCGTCTTCATGACCGCGAACCACCATGACAGATGGAGCCCAGAGCCCTAGGGCTTCTTCGAGATTGTCTGCATTGGGAAAGAGCGCAGCGACGCGTGTATCCGTCCCCATGCCCAGAACACAGACATCAATCGGCAAGACTTCATGCAGATCAGTTGCGA encodes the following:
- the pgl gene encoding 6-phosphogluconolactonase; protein product: MTETRVYPDRGSLAAGLAEQVASELNKAIRKRGRATLAVPGGETLGPFLKELSLQEVEWECVSVILTDEHFVPETSSLSNGYQVRKLLLQNLAAQAQFYPFYHEVSEPEEALPLIATDLHEVLPIDVCVLGMGTDTRVAALFPNADNLEEALGLWAPSVMVVRGHEDGEPRVTLTAPVLERARKAHILIVGEEKKGTLREAQKVGLVEEAPVRVILNRARATTIHYAD